A part of Desulfomicrobium escambiense DSM 10707 genomic DNA contains:
- a CDS encoding ATP-binding protein: MDFLALLIEDEIARREQRKLVMRQRRAGINTHKTLEGYDFTFNLGVNQAQIMDLATCRYLEEKVPVLIVGPCGTGKSHIAQALGRIAVRRGYDTVFSSHAKLLGTTRLGAGSGHVRAQAGGAD; the protein is encoded by the coding sequence GTGGATTTCCTGGCCTTGCTCATCGAGGACGAGATCGCCCGCCGCGAACAGCGTAAACTCGTCATGCGGCAACGCAGGGCCGGTATCAACACGCATAAGACACTCGAAGGCTACGACTTCACCTTCAACCTCGGAGTGAACCAGGCGCAGATCATGGATCTGGCCACCTGCCGCTACCTGGAGGAGAAAGTCCCGGTGCTCATCGTCGGCCCCTGCGGTACCGGCAAAAGCCACATCGCCCAGGCATTGGGGCGCATCGCCGTACGTCGCGGCTACGACACGGTGTTCTCCTCCCACGCCAAGCTCTTGGGCACAACTCGCCTCGGCGCGGGCAGTGGGCACGTTCGAGCGCAAGCTGGCGGCGCTGACTAA
- a CDS encoding AAA family ATPase: MTNTIHDELEKLQAVELDAGTVFSGSPSGRIIRGYASSCSYTPTPDPGYIFHETSRDIAVWLMNISDPLYIFGPTGSGKTSALKQLASRLNYPVFEVTGHSRLEFPDLVGHLSVRNGNMEFEYGPLALAMKFGGLFLLNEIDLLEPATATGLNGVLDGEALCIAENGGELIIPHPMFRFAATANTNGGSDETGLYQGTLRQNLAFLDRFWLCEMGYPARDAEEKLLGGCCPKLPETIRKKMVEYANEVRRLFMGEAGVGIANSIEVTFSTRTLLRWADLTVRFQPLSRQGVQPVTYALDRALGFRATRETRAMLHELAQRVFPQSMGE, translated from the coding sequence ATGACCAACACCATTCACGACGAACTTGAAAAACTCCAGGCCGTGGAACTGGACGCAGGGACAGTTTTCAGCGGCAGCCCGTCGGGCAGGATCATCCGGGGCTATGCCAGCTCCTGCAGCTATACACCGACCCCGGATCCTGGCTACATTTTCCACGAGACGAGCCGAGATATCGCAGTTTGGCTGATGAACATTTCCGACCCGCTGTATATCTTCGGTCCCACAGGTAGTGGGAAAACGAGCGCCCTCAAGCAGCTGGCCTCCAGGCTTAACTATCCCGTCTTCGAGGTCACTGGGCACAGCCGCCTGGAGTTCCCCGACCTGGTGGGGCACCTGTCGGTTCGCAACGGCAACATGGAATTCGAATACGGCCCTCTGGCCTTGGCCATGAAATTTGGCGGGTTGTTTCTTCTCAATGAGATCGACCTGCTCGAACCGGCTACGGCCACGGGCCTCAACGGCGTTCTCGATGGTGAGGCGCTGTGCATCGCGGAGAATGGCGGTGAACTCATCATCCCTCACCCAATGTTCCGTTTCGCAGCCACGGCCAATACCAACGGAGGATCCGACGAGACGGGCCTGTATCAGGGAACCCTTCGGCAGAACCTCGCCTTTCTCGATCGCTTCTGGCTGTGCGAGATGGGGTATCCTGCTCGCGACGCCGAGGAGAAGCTCTTGGGCGGATGCTGTCCGAAACTTCCCGAGACCATCCGCAAGAAAATGGTCGAATACGCCAACGAGGTCCGTCGGCTTTTCATGGGCGAGGCCGGTGTCGGAATCGCCAACAGCATCGAGGTCACATTCTCGACTCGGACCCTTCTGCGCTGGGCTGATCTGACCGTGCGATTCCAGCCATTATCCCGGCAAGGAGTGCAGCCGGTGACATACGCTCTGGACCGCGCCCTGGGCTTTCGAGCCACCAGGGAAACCAGGGCCATGCTCCATGAACTCGCCCAGCGCGTCTTCCCGCAGTCCATGGGGGAGTAG
- a CDS encoding YagK/YfjJ domain-containing protein, with protein sequence MRRQKVIYENEYKDLPINTNKEKGLGCLSSSLQSYREKLDYMTENHSKVQQVRFDLRYPCDDSVPYDKKHISRFCEYMKRSFDRMETGGHLVDMKLEWVPDKKDKSSHPHYHCLALVNGNAIQSEYTVLKKAEHYWGIVLKNDQDGLVHYCNKDRGGNKQENGLMYRRGSADAEETLEKMQYQASYIAKARDKDGLPKGSWIRGGSRIPKNR encoded by the coding sequence ATGAGAAGACAGAAAGTCATATATGAGAACGAGTATAAGGATCTTCCTATTAACACCAACAAAGAGAAAGGACTAGGATGTCTTAGTTCCTCTCTTCAGAGCTATAGAGAGAAGTTGGACTATATGACTGAGAACCACTCCAAGGTTCAACAAGTCAGATTCGATCTCAGATATCCTTGTGATGACTCTGTTCCATATGACAAGAAGCACATCTCTAGATTCTGCGAGTATATGAAACGATCATTTGATCGAATGGAGACTGGTGGTCACTTGGTGGATATGAAATTAGAATGGGTGCCTGATAAGAAAGATAAATCCTCTCATCCTCACTATCATTGCTTAGCTTTGGTCAATGGAAATGCTATTCAGTCCGAGTATACGGTTTTGAAAAAAGCTGAGCATTATTGGGGAATAGTTTTGAAAAATGATCAGGACGGATTGGTGCACTATTGCAACAAGGACAGGGGTGGCAATAAGCAGGAGAATGGCTTGATGTATCGTCGTGGATCGGCGGATGCTGAGGAAACTTTGGAGAAGATGCAGTATCAGGCTAGCTATATTGCCAAGGCTAGGGACAAGGACGGCTTGCCAAAAGGATCTTGGATCAGAGGAGGATCTCGTATTCCTAAAAACAGATAG
- a CDS encoding DUF3150 domain-containing protein, which yields MNTQTDIKVLDSLLALHLEVNIWTARKKLSPEDFAGATLPPEDLASLGSKRVCDPEALRVFGTLKARAVSLLDRHGIRFLGGWAIPESQADAIVTELDQILQDFNAAKEDFLSRYDESVRDWIAKHSGWEQIIADSTVSADYVRSRMGFIWRLYRIVPPNAADPVMKGLKDEVASLGQTLFGEVSKAATEAWHKCFAGKTEITRKALSPLRTIHQKLSGLSCVEPRVSPVADLIHTAFEHLPKRGRIEGANLLMLQGLVSLLRDTDALIEHGQKIMDGTTSKNLLSLLVEGQGEMPELDVQEEVDILPTVDDLPPIFPDIPMQPVLPNCGLW from the coding sequence ATGAACACGCAAACCGACATCAAGGTCTTGGACAGCCTCCTGGCCCTGCACCTTGAGGTGAATATCTGGACGGCACGCAAGAAATTGAGCCCCGAGGACTTTGCCGGGGCCACGTTACCCCCCGAGGATCTGGCGTCCCTGGGCAGCAAGAGGGTCTGCGATCCGGAAGCCCTGCGGGTCTTCGGGACCTTGAAGGCCAGGGCCGTGAGCCTTCTGGACAGGCATGGTATCCGCTTCCTTGGCGGATGGGCCATCCCCGAGAGCCAGGCGGACGCCATCGTGACCGAGCTTGATCAGATCCTGCAGGACTTCAACGCTGCCAAGGAGGATTTCCTGTCGCGCTACGATGAATCCGTTCGGGACTGGATCGCTAAACACTCGGGCTGGGAGCAGATCATCGCCGATTCGACCGTCAGCGCTGACTATGTCCGAAGCCGAATGGGCTTCATCTGGCGGCTTTACCGCATCGTTCCCCCCAATGCGGCAGACCCGGTCATGAAAGGACTCAAGGACGAGGTCGCGAGCCTGGGTCAGACCCTGTTCGGCGAGGTTTCCAAGGCGGCCACGGAGGCCTGGCACAAATGTTTTGCCGGAAAGACCGAGATCACCCGTAAGGCTCTCTCGCCCCTGCGGACCATCCATCAGAAACTCTCGGGCCTGAGCTGCGTCGAGCCGAGGGTATCTCCGGTTGCGGACCTCATTCACACTGCGTTCGAACACTTGCCCAAACGCGGCAGGATCGAAGGTGCGAACCTGCTCATGCTTCAGGGCCTCGTCTCCCTGCTGCGGGACACGGACGCCCTCATCGAGCATGGACAGAAGATAATGGACGGAACGACTTCCAAGAACCTTCTGTCGCTTCTGGTCGAAGGGCAGGGGGAGATGCCGGAGTTGGATGTCCAGGAGGAAGTGGACATCCTGCCCACGGTGGACGATTTGCCGCCGATATTCCCGGACATTCCCATGCAACCGGTACTGCCCAACTGCGGGCTTTGGTAA
- a CDS encoding ATP-binding protein — translation MGTFERKLAALTKADLLIIDDFSLKPMRSGQDEDFHDIIADRYERRPTIIKSNLDFWEWNDAFHNKLFGAATLDRISRIKLGKFLSVRSRPSAPLKGSTSNVQWTGQWTGWTGKMKFEILGLESCLK, via the coding sequence GTGGGCACGTTCGAGCGCAAGCTGGCGGCGCTGACTAAAGCCGATCTGCTCATCATCGACGACTTCAGTCTCAAGCCCATGCGCTCCGGGCAGGATGAGGACTTCCACGACATCATCGCGGACCGCTACGAGCGGCGGCCGACGATCATCAAAAGCAATCTGGACTTCTGGGAGTGGAACGACGCCTTCCACAACAAGCTGTTCGGCGCGGCCACCCTCGACCGGATCAGCCGCATCAAACTGGGCAAATTTTTGTCCGTCCGAAGCCGTCCTAGTGCTCCCCTTAAGGGGAGCACTAGTAATGTCCAGTGGACAGGACAGTGGACAGGTTGGACGGGAAAAATGAAATTTGAAATTTTGGGTTTGGAGAGCTGTTTAAAGTGA
- a CDS encoding ERF family protein, giving the protein MHDQSYCSSETIKLAKALIQVQRVLQPATKDRLNPFTHSNYATLNSVMDSCREALLTNGIWLTQYPVPAEPGHLGLVTKLVHAESGQWQSSHAVVPLPKNDPQGLGIAMTYIRRYSISAMLGIVTEDDTDGNLPKDSGKGGQRQKRNPAMQDSAPSPHPSGRSQPTQLPKLDGITYQEITATDGQVCIVATGNTQAKKDLLAGAGFKWNPQRKMWWKYAQAS; this is encoded by the coding sequence ATGCACGATCAAAGTTACTGCTCATCCGAAACAATCAAACTAGCTAAAGCCTTAATACAAGTGCAACGTGTCTTGCAACCTGCAACTAAGGATCGGCTGAACCCTTTCACACATTCTAACTACGCCACCCTCAACAGCGTCATGGATTCCTGCCGTGAAGCGCTGCTTACCAACGGTATCTGGCTTACCCAGTACCCGGTACCCGCCGAGCCTGGGCATCTGGGCTTGGTCACAAAGCTGGTCCACGCCGAATCCGGGCAGTGGCAGTCCTCGCACGCGGTTGTCCCCTTGCCGAAGAACGACCCCCAGGGCCTTGGCATCGCCATGACCTACATTCGGCGCTACTCAATCTCCGCCATGCTCGGCATCGTGACCGAGGACGACACCGACGGGAACTTGCCCAAGGACTCCGGCAAGGGTGGGCAGCGCCAGAAAAGGAATCCCGCCATGCAGGACTCTGCACCTTCTCCGCATCCTTCCGGTCGATCACAGCCAACCCAACTCCCGAAACTCGACGGCATCACCTACCAGGAGATCACCGCCACAGACGGGCAGGTGTGCATCGTGGCCACCGGCAATACCCAGGCCAAGAAGGATCTCCTGGCCGGCGCCGGGTTCAAATGGAATCCTCAACGGAAAATGTGGTGGAAATATGCGCAAGCATCATGA
- a CDS encoding Mu transposase domain-containing protein, producing the protein MERDFLRPLPDIPPELATWASVKLHGNSHVQFEKSFYSAPFTLVHKSLWLRATE; encoded by the coding sequence ATGGAGAGGGATTTCCTGCGGCCCCTACCGGACATCCCGCCCGAGCTGGCAACCTGGGCGTCGGTGAAGCTGCACGGTAACAGCCATGTCCAGTTCGAAAAATCGTTCTATTCCGCGCCGTTCACGCTGGTGCACAAGTCGCTCTGGTTGCGGGCCACCGAATAG